The nucleotide window TTCCTGCCAACACAACATTGAAAGAAGCATAATTAGTGTTCAGTACACGAAAACAACATCTAATGAACTTTGAAATGTAAAAACAGCATAGTATACTAGCAATTTACCATGTGTATAGGCCCATCTTGCAGTGTACTTATGCACCTCATTGGTTCTTTCTTTCCAAAGTTCCTTGTTCAGTTGTTGTTGCTTCAAAGAATCAGACTTGGTAGCTTTAGGATTAATAGCACGTGTCCATTTGTCAATGGGTCCTAATTTGTGGGGCTCTGAACTTCCAACACATGTAACTTCATCTGAATCTGTTCCAACCCTAGATACATGAACTTCCTCTCTAATTTCTAGCTCACGAACAGTCTTCTCCTCCCTCTTCCTTTTTGCATCAGCTAGTGCCTTCTTGCACTTCTCTTTAGCCTCCATAGCCTGTGGTGTTCTTGCTGTGCATTTCTTCACATTCTTTCCTTCATGAGCCAAATGCTccttcaacctatgaatccctCCTCTCATCTCCTTGTCACAGAGCTTGCACTTCACCTTGTCCTTGTTGCTAGCATCAACAAGAACACCATAGTCCCATCCAACATCATCTGAGTTCCTTTTCAGGAGATTAGTTGCCTCAGTGCCTATTGCATCTGGTGCAGAAACACCTTGTTCTGTCGACATCCTACATTCAAATTTTGTCATCAGATGGAATACCAGGGACAGAGCCAATGGTTACTATTACTTGTAAGTTGTAACAAAGAGCATTGTCAGTGTTGCTCTCCAGGTCTGTTTTCAGGTATGTAAAGAAAGAGAGCATGCAGGGGAGATGAGCAGGGGAGGAGCTGCCGGCATGGGAGGGGAGAGGAGCATGGGAGGGAAGGGAGCTCACCTTGGGGACTTGGGGTGGGCGGCGGGGAGGGGTTCCAGTCGAGGACGAGCAGGACGGCGGCGTGCGAGTCAGGGACGAGCAGGGGACGagcagaggaggagcaggaccggcgggagcagaggaggagcaggggaggagcaGAGAAGGAGCAGGGGAGGAGCAGGACCGACGGGAgtagaggaggagcaggggaggagcaAAGGACGAGTAGGGGACGAGCTTGGACGagcagaggaggagcaggacCGGCGGGAGGAGCAGGCCGTGCTCCCTTCTAATCCTCTCGCGCCTGGGTCTCGTGGCCGCGCGCGGGCCTGGCCGCGCGCGGGCCTGGCCGCGCGGGAATTCCTCCGCGCCGCGTCCACGCCGCCTAGCGCCGCGATGCGCGCCTACGCCCCTAGTCGCGGCGACGGCCTTCGCCCAGCGACTACGCGCGCGTAGTCGCCGACTAGGCGCCGCCTAGCCGAACTTTGATGCCACCTGAATTGTTTTATTATCATGCAGTCTTGAAGCATGTATGCGCCAAGGACAACCTGTGGCTGCACACTTTGCAATGAACCTTGTCTTGTCTGATTGCCTCGTGGAGCaaactcaaaatctttcttcacAGCATAATGCCCGATTGCTTTCCTGAATGATATGATGTCAGGAAACAACCCTCTCTTCACAATTTTAGGATTCTCATGATCATGAAGTACTTTAATCTCTTGAGGATCAGCATCATTCACCTCTTCCTCAAAAAATACCTCCTTCACCAGCAACATCATCAACAATATGATTAGAAAGGGGTGCATTATCATTTGGTTGTGGATTAGAAGATGGTTGTGCATTACTAGGTGGCACTGGAATATACATGTTCTCATCATCAATTCCCACATACTCTTCTTCATTATCAAACATATCAGCCTTCCTGTCAGGCTCTAAGTCATCATCTCCCATAGGATGGTCAGGGTCTAAATCAACATCATCAACTAAAGGATTCAGCTCCTCTGCAGCACCTACTGTTGCCGATTCAAACACCCCTACTGCTACTTGGCAACTCATTTCCTCCTTATACATGTCTGAATTTCATCAGCTAAGTTGACATCCTCGTTCAATCTTTTGACAAAGAAAGAAACTGTGACTAATTGGTTAGGAGCACAAACCAGTTCATTTGAAAGACTTTGCATCAACGAGTCTAATGTTAATGACCAAAACTCAACCTCGCACTTAATCACTCGGCCCTTTCTGTACGCTTTTCTACCATTAGAATCTGTTGACCAAAAGCCTTCGACCTTAACCACTAGCGAAAACAACTCAGCCCTACCACAAAGGGTTAGCACAAATGGAGCCAGAGCAAGTCAATCCTAGCGCAAATGAAACCATGGCCGATGAAACTCAAAGTGTCAAGCATGTAGGGTCTGCAGGGCCAAACTTTACCTGTTGCCGCCATCCTCCATCTCCCCTGTGGAAGGGCGGGGCTGTGCAGGTGACCCAGACATCAGGTCACTGCATCGCTGAGCACCGCAGATCCCGCAGCACCGCACGTCGGACGCCTCGCACCCGCACGCTGCACGCCACCTGCCTCGCGCCCCCAAGCCATCCGCCTCGCGCCCGCCCGCCGGCCCCCTTGCGCCCGCCGGCTGCCTGGAGCCCCCACGCCAGCCGCCTCACGCCCGCACGTCGGTGCCTTGGCTCACGCGGCACCCGCCTGAGCTCACCTGCCACGGCCGCTGCACATGCGCCGCCACCGCCAGCAACAAGTTGTGTGCGCTAGGTCTGGTACAAGGACGCAGCTGAATCGATCTAATTGCTGGACCTTATCCAGAGTGGTAAATATGTCCATACAAAAATACGGTACAGATACAAACTGCAGTTGGGCGCAAGAACGCTAGATACGTTCACAATGGCAAGTATGGAACACTGGAGGAATTGTAATGTCAATTCTCCGAATACCTAAATTGTAACTGAAAATTATAATGGCTTCAATCCAGTTAACCGTCCTCCCTTCCGTGTTCCACTCGTGCGCGACTGCTTCAACAGCCGTCGCTGGTGCCCCGTCTCTTCCCGTTCCGGCGCGTCCCCTTCCTCCTCCACATCGCCGGCGTCGGCCCTCCTCCCCGCCAGCAGCACGCGCTAGCGCCGGAATCGGCCCTCCTCCCGGCCAGAAGCACGCGCCAGCTCCGGCCCTCCTCCACATCGCCAGCGCCGATCCGCCTCCTCCCATTCCCCAATCCTCTCACCCAAACCCTCCCCCTCGCCAGCCGCCGCCCATGGAGGCTGCGGCCACCGCCAAAAAGCGCAAATCCGATCTAATCGAGGGCCAAGAACCACTGGGGAGTGGCAACGGCGTGGGCGAAAGCAGCCTAGACCTCATCAGCCGGCTCCCCGATGAGGTTCTGGGCACAGTCATCTCCCTCCTCCCCACCAAGGACGGCGCCCGCACGAGGCCGTCTCCCGCCGGCGGCGTCCTCTCTGGCGAGCCGCGCCTCTCAACCTAGGTGCCGACAGCGACCTTAGCAGCCAGGACCGGAAGCGAGTCGCCTTCGTCTCCAAGATCCTCTCCGACCACCCGGGCCCGGCCCGCCGCTTCGCCCTCCCCGGCCGCTACGCCAGTATCGACGGCTGGTTGCGCTCCCGGGCCCTCACCGGCCTCCGGGAGATCGAGTTTCGCTACGAGACCGAGAGCCCGCAGCTGCACTACCCGCTACCGCCGTCCGTGTTCCGCTTCGCACCCACCCTCTGTGTCGCCAGCATCGGCTACTGCGACTTTCCCAGAGAGATGGCGCCACTGCTCAAGTTTCCCTGCCTCAAGCAGCTCTCCCTGTGTTGCGTCTTCGTGTTGGAAGATGCTCTTCACAGCCTGCTCTGTGGTTGCCCTGTTCTTGAGAGCCTCTTGCTGGAGGGGAATGTCGGCGTTGGTTGCCTCCGCATTAACTCGCCCACTCTAAGGAGCATTGGCATCTGTGTTTCTTCTTGCTATGGTCGGATACTCGGATAGTAGAAAATCCTATCGAACTCCAAGATCTTATTATAGAAGATGCCCCTTGCCTTGAAAGATTGATCCCACTTTACCTGATCCGTGGTCCGTTAACAATACGGGTCGGGTGGGCGCCAAAATTAGAGATATTGGGCTTGCTGTCGGACGGAATAGCTAAACTCCATATTGGAAACACTGTTTTTCAGGTAGCAGCAGCCTTCAATTCTTCCATCTTGTATTCTGGATTTATATTTGCTAGTGACTAATTGTGATGTCTCCTGATTCTTGTCCAGAAGATGATTGCCCAAAGCTTGACAACCTCGATGTGTACTGTAAAGGTTTTGGCCCTTCACACTTTGGGGCCTAATC belongs to Miscanthus floridulus cultivar M001 chromosome 4, ASM1932011v1, whole genome shotgun sequence and includes:
- the LOC136549611 gene encoding uncharacterized protein isoform X3 → MSTEQGVSAPDAIGTEATNLLKRNSDDVGWDYGVLVDASNKDKVKCKLCDKEMRGGIHRLKEHLAHEGKNVKKCTARTPQAMEAKEKCKKALADAKRKREEKTVRELEIREEVHVSRVGTDSDEVTCVGSSEPHKLGPIDKWTRAINPKATKSDSLKQQQLNKELWKERTNEVHKYTARWAYTHGIVFNACDNDEFKQMCEAIG
- the LOC136549611 gene encoding uncharacterized protein isoform X2 — encoded protein: MSGSPAQPRPSTGEMEDGGNRMSTEQGVSAPDAIGTEATNLLKRNSDDVGWDYGVLVDASNKDKVKCKLCDKEMRGGIHRLKEHLAHEGKNVKKCTARTPQAMEAKEKCKKALADAKRKREEKTVRELEIREEVHVSRVGTDSDEVTCVGSSEPHKLGPIDKWTRAINPKATKSDSLKQQQLNKELWKERTNEVHKYTARWAYTHGIVFNACDNDEFKQMCEAIG